From a single Girardinichthys multiradiatus isolate DD_20200921_A chromosome 17, DD_fGirMul_XY1, whole genome shotgun sequence genomic region:
- the cct2 gene encoding T-complex protein 1 subunit beta has product MASLSMAPVSIFRHGADEEKAETARLSSFVGAIAIGDLVKSTLGPKGMDKILLGGGKGGTVTVTNDGATILKAIGVDNPAAKVLVDMSKVQDDEVGDGTTSVTVLAAELLREAELLIAKKIHPQTIISGWRKATQVAREALKDAAADHSNDPDRFQEDLLNIARTTLSSKLLTHHKDHFAKLAVDAVMRLKGSGNLEAIHVIKKLGGSLTDSYLDEGFLLDKKIGVNQPKRLENVKILIANTGMDTDKIKIFGSRVRVDSTAKVAEIELAEKQKMKEKVERILKHGINCFINRQLIYNYPEQLFAQAGVMAIEHADFTGVERLALVTGGEITSTFDHPEMVKLGHCKLIEEVMIGEDTLIHFSGVAMGEACTVVLRGATQQILDEAERSLHDALCVLAQTVKEPRTVYGGGCSEMLMAKVVSDLAHRTPGKEAVAMESFAKALSMLPTIIADNAGYDSADLVAQLRAAHQENKITYGLDMSQGLIGDMVALGITESFQVKRQMLLSASEAAEMILRVDNIIKAAPRKRVPDHHPC; this is encoded by the exons ATG GCGTCCTTATCCATGGCTCCGGTCAGCATCTTCAGACATGGAGCTGatgaagaaaaagcagaaactgCACGACTG TCTTCTTTCGTGGGTGCCATCGCCATTGGAGACTTGGTGAAGAGCACTCTTGGGCCAAAGGGGATG GATAAGATTCTGCTCGGTGGAGGAAAAGGCGGGACGGTGACGGTAACCAACGACGGAGCGACCATCCTGAAGGCCATCGGGGTCGATAACCCGGCTGCCAAAGTTCTGGTTG ACATGTCAAAGGTTCAGGATGATGAAGTCGGAGATGGGACGACCTCTGTCACCGTGCTTGCCGCCGAGCTACTGAGG GAGGCAGAGCTTCTCATTGCTAAGAAAATCCACCCTCAGACAATCATCTCTGGCTGGAGGAAGGCGACCCAGGTGGCCAGGGAGGCTTTGAAAGATGCTGCTGCTGACCACAG CAACGACCCAGATCGTTTCCAGGAGGACCTGCTGAACATCGCCCGCACCACGCTGTCCTCCAAACTGCTGACTCACCACAAAGATCACTTCGCCAAGCTGGCTGTGGATGCCGTCATGAGGCTGAAAGGCTCTGGGAACCTGGAGGCCATTCACGTCATCAAGAAGCTGGGAGGAAGCCTCACTGATTCCTACCTGGACGAAG GTTTCCTGTTGGATAAGAAGATTGGAGTGAACCAACCGAAGAGGTTGGAGAATGTCAAGATCCTGATCGCCAACACTGGCATGGACACTGACAAAATCAAG ATCTTCGGCTCCAGAGTTCGCGTAGACTCCACAGCGAAGGTCGCTGAGATTGAGCTGGCCGAGAAACAGAAGATGAAGGAGAAAGTCGAGCGAATCCTGAAGCACGGCATCAACTGCTTCATCAACAG ACAGCTGATCTACAACTATCCAGAGCAGCTGTTTGCTCAGGCTGGAGTCATGGCCATCGAGCACGCCGACTTCACTGGCGTTGAGCGCCTCGCCCTCGTTACTG GCGGTGAGATCACCTCCACCTTCGACCACCCGGAGATGGTGAAGCTCGGTCACTGCAAGCTGATTGAGGAGGTGATGATCGGCGAGGACACGCTCATCCATTTCTCTGGGGTTGCCATGG GTGAGGCCTGCACAGTCGTCCTGCGAGGAGCCACCCAGCAGATCCTGGACGAGGCCGAGCGCTCGCTGCACGACGCCCTGTGCGTGCTGGCCCAGACTGTGAAGGAGCCGCGGACCGTTTACGGAGGAG GCTGCTCTGAGATGCTGATGGCGAAGGTTGTGAGCGATCTGGCCCACAGGACGCCGGGAAAGGAGGCGGTTGCCATGGAGTCATTTGCCAAGGCTCTCAGTATG TTGCCGACCATCATTGCAGACAACGCTGGCTACGACAGCGCCGACCTGGTGGCTCAGCTGAGAGCTGCACACCAAGAGAATAAGATCACATATGGACTCG ACATGTCCCAAGGCTTGATAGGAGACATGGTGGCACTCGGAATCACCGAGTCGTTCCAAGTAAAGCGTCAGATGCTTCTGAGCGCCTCCGAGGCGGCTGAGATGATCCTGAGAGTGGACAACATCATCAAAGCTGCTCCCAG GAAGAGAGTCCCTGACCATCACCCCTGCTAA
- the nots gene encoding nothepsin, translating into MLRLLLLLLSTWMGSAAVRVPLRRIPSIRTQLRAQSLLEDFLKDNRPDMFNRLYAQCFPPGTPSLRLGRSSEKIYNFMDAQYYGEISLGNPPQNFSVIFDTGSADLWVPSSYCVSQACALHRRFKAFESNSFHHDGRTFGIHYGSGHLLGVMGRDTVKIGELTTMNQEFGESVYEPGATFVTAKFDGVLGLAYQSLAEILGNPVFDNMMAQKMVDQPVFSFYLSRRTATSIPEGELLLGGIDEDLYTGPINWLPVSAKGYWQIKMESVAVQGVSSFCLRGCQAIVDTGTSLIGGPTNDMLSLQQLIGATPTNIGEFLIDCGRLSSLPHVTFVLGGKEYTLTSEQYVRKELFGNRDLCFSGFQAIDIVSPEGPLWILGDVFLTEYYSIFDRGQDRVGFAQAKHPIE; encoded by the exons ATGCTGAggctgctgctcctgctgctgTCCACATGGATGGGCTCAGCAGCGGTCAG GGTTCCTTTGAGGCGGATTCCCTCCATCCGTACTCAGCTGAGAGCCCAGAGCTTGCTGGAGGACTTCCTGAAGGACAACAGACCTGACATGTTTAACCGGCTCTACGCTCAGTGCTTCCCGCCTGGAACACCATCACTCAGGCTCGGACGCTCCAGTGAGAAGATCTACAACTTCATGGAT GCTCAGTATTACGGGGAAATCAGCCTGGGAAATCCACCGCAGAACTTCTCTGTGATTTTTGACACCGGATCAGCTGACCTCTGGGTCCCGTCATCCTACTGCGTCAGCCAGGCCTGTG CATTGCACCGGCGTTTCAAGGCCTTCGAGTCCAACTCCTTCCACCATGACGGTAGAACATTTGGGATCCACTACGGATCAGGACACCTGCTGGGAGTGATGGGTAGAGACACGGTGAAG ATAGGGGAACTGACCACCATGAATCAAGAGTTCGGGGAGTCCGTGTACGAACCTGGTGCTACGTTTGTAACGGCAAAGTTTGACGGCGTTCTGGGACTGGCCTACCAATCCTTGGCGGAGATCCTCGGAAATCCTGTCTTTGACAACATGATGGCTCAGAAGATGGTGGACCAGCCGGTGTTCTCCTTCTACCTCAGCAG GAGAACCGCAACCAGCATCCCAGAAGGAGAACTGTTGCTGGGTGGAATagatgaagatttgtacacTGGGCCAATCAACTGGCTGCCTGTGAGTGCCAAAGGATATTGGCAGATTAAGATGGAAAG CGTGGCGGTGCAAGGCGTGAGCTCCTTCTGTCTTCGTGGATGCCAGGCCATCGTTGATACTGGAACCTCCCTAATTGGTGGACCGACCAACGACATGCTGAGTCTGCAACAGCTGATTGGAGCCACGCCCACAAATATTGGAGAG TTTCTCATTGACTGCGGCAGATTGTCGAGCTTGCCTCACGTCACATTTGTCTTGGGTGGGAAGGAGTACACGCTGACATCAGAGCAGTATGTTAGAAAG GAGTTGTTTGGCAACAGGGATCTGTGTTTCAGCGGTTTCCAGGCCATTGACATTGTTTCCCCTGAAGGTCCACTGTGGATTCTGGGAGATGTATTTCTGACTGAGTACTACAGCATTTTCGACAGAGGACAGGACCGAGTTGGCTTCGCCCAGGCTAAACACCCCATTGAATGA